The Kitasatospora setae KM-6054 genome contains a region encoding:
- a CDS encoding MATE family efflux transporter — protein MTGETTSAVGSREPALAPLDVSAGRFALSILLGLLAGLVLQTWTVAFLGRLGPEALYVRSVYTPVGYLVLAVTEGLVVAAQVSAGIAGRTGRGRYALGSVPTFFAVGAGLLALQAVVVLVAAGPFLTALGVAPEARRSVLVFVVAVAAASVLGLIPYLGTGVLRGLGHTGPAAWLGVLFTALSIAGTTVLHAVTGLGVLAVPFGGLPATAIVGAAVVIVLKRKGVARPVLAGNRDAVRELLGFAAPVAGTFLLLSTVTFGYLRVLRAAGTAEVAGFALGQMAVGLLMVIAMAVGSGAAIAVTLRPGDSRRGINYAGLITTLRLSIPPYLLLGTAAFLCRETIARALTTDQAAASVAAEYFAWVGPTLVLFGGTLALLGYLEQIGRAGAAFLLNVVYFAAMLGATFLIPGPVDAGDLSKLMAVGNVLGFIGLWFSARFLVLRS, from the coding sequence ATGACGGGGGAGACCACGAGCGCGGTCGGGAGCCGGGAGCCGGCGCTCGCTCCGCTGGACGTTTCGGCGGGACGGTTCGCCCTGTCCATCCTGCTCGGCTTGCTGGCCGGGCTGGTGCTGCAGACGTGGACGGTGGCTTTCCTCGGCCGCCTGGGGCCCGAGGCGCTGTACGTCCGATCCGTGTACACACCCGTCGGCTATCTCGTGCTCGCCGTCACGGAAGGGCTGGTGGTCGCCGCCCAGGTCTCCGCCGGCATCGCTGGCCGCACCGGTCGGGGGCGGTACGCGCTCGGATCCGTGCCGACCTTCTTCGCCGTCGGCGCCGGGCTGCTGGCGTTGCAAGCCGTGGTCGTGCTCGTGGCCGCGGGACCGTTCCTGACCGCCCTCGGAGTCGCCCCGGAGGCACGGCGCTCCGTACTGGTCTTCGTCGTGGCCGTTGCCGCGGCCTCCGTGCTCGGGCTGATCCCCTACCTCGGCACGGGCGTTCTGCGCGGGCTGGGCCACACCGGCCCGGCGGCCTGGCTCGGAGTGCTGTTCACCGCGCTCTCCATCGCCGGAACGACCGTGCTCCACGCCGTCACGGGGCTCGGCGTGCTCGCGGTGCCGTTCGGCGGCCTGCCGGCCACCGCCATCGTCGGCGCGGCAGTCGTGATCGTCCTCAAGCGCAAGGGGGTGGCCCGGCCCGTACTCGCCGGCAACCGGGACGCGGTGCGTGAACTCCTCGGCTTCGCCGCACCGGTGGCGGGCACGTTCCTGCTGCTGTCCACGGTGACCTTCGGCTACCTGCGAGTGCTGCGCGCGGCCGGGACGGCCGAGGTCGCCGGGTTCGCGCTCGGGCAGATGGCCGTCGGACTGCTGATGGTGATAGCCATGGCCGTCGGCTCGGGGGCGGCGATCGCGGTGACCCTCCGACCGGGAGACAGCCGACGGGGGATCAACTACGCCGGTCTGATCACCACCCTGCGGCTGTCGATCCCGCCGTACCTCCTGCTCGGGACCGCGGCATTCCTGTGCCGGGAGACGATCGCCCGCGCCCTGACCACCGATCAAGCCGCCGCTTCCGTCGCGGCCGAATACTTCGCCTGGGTCGGCCCCACCCTGGTGCTCTTCGGAGGGACGCTCGCACTGCTCGGCTATCTCGAGCAGATCGGCCGCGCGGGGGCGGCCTTCCTGCTGAACGTGGTGTACTTCGCGGCGATGTTGGGTGCCACGTTCCTCATACCCGGGCCCGTCGACGCCGGAGACCTGTCGAAGCTGATGGCAGTCGGCAACGTCCTCGGCTTCATCGGGCTCTGGTTCAGCGCGCGCTTTCTCGTCCTGCGTAGCTGA
- a CDS encoding GNAT family N-acetyltransferase produces the protein MPPIFPETTLRTERLVLRPFTAEDVDDTRAACSDELTQQWLPLPAPYTVEHAASWCTDVSHRLRTSGDGIHFAVTDAESGRLLGTVGLKKTDWPARVSEVGYWAAPWARGRGVTAEATRALGEWLLGAQGFQRVQLFAATANTASQRVAEKAGFQREGILRNAGYVHTGRVDLVLFSLLPDDLTG, from the coding sequence GTGCCGCCGATCTTTCCCGAGACCACTCTGCGCACCGAACGGCTGGTGCTCCGGCCGTTCACCGCAGAGGACGTGGACGACACCCGGGCCGCCTGCTCCGACGAACTGACCCAGCAGTGGCTGCCGTTGCCCGCGCCGTACACGGTCGAGCACGCGGCTTCGTGGTGCACCGACGTGTCCCACCGGCTGCGCACTTCCGGCGACGGCATCCACTTCGCCGTCACCGACGCCGAGTCCGGGAGGCTGCTCGGAACGGTGGGGCTCAAGAAGACCGACTGGCCGGCCCGGGTGAGCGAGGTCGGGTACTGGGCCGCACCGTGGGCACGCGGCCGCGGTGTGACGGCGGAGGCGACGCGGGCTCTCGGCGAGTGGCTGCTGGGCGCGCAGGGTTTCCAGCGGGTGCAGTTGTTCGCGGCCACCGCCAACACGGCCTCCCAGCGGGTCGCCGAGAAGGCCGGGTTCCAACGGGAGGGCATCCTGCGGAACGCCGGCTACGTGCACACCGGCCGGGTCGACCTCGTCCTCTTCTCCCTCCTGCCCGACGACCTGACGGGCTGA
- a CDS encoding SAV_915 family protein, giving the protein MQQRPDDALLLVPVRPGPLGYTIRLFRTALGDRTAVAFTSEDLLVSVLGGTQLRTGLCAPALRALVAPLGITTLTIDPQLVAAAPRNRVLTGSVLDTSRPVPTPAPLPATAFPGN; this is encoded by the coding sequence ATGCAGCAACGCCCCGACGACGCCCTCCTCCTGGTACCGGTCAGGCCCGGCCCGCTGGGCTACACCATCCGGCTCTTCCGCACCGCGCTCGGTGACCGCACCGCTGTCGCCTTCACCTCCGAAGACCTCCTCGTGTCCGTACTCGGCGGCACCCAACTCCGGACCGGGCTCTGCGCGCCGGCCCTGCGGGCGCTGGTCGCGCCCCTCGGCATCACCACCCTCACCATCGACCCCCAGCTCGTGGCCGCCGCCCCGCGGAACCGCGTGCTCACCGGCAGCGTGCTCGACACCTCCCGACCGGTCCCGACCCCCGCCCCGCTGCCGGCCACCGCCTTCCCCGGCAATTGA
- a CDS encoding carbon-nitrogen hydrolase family protein: MARVRVAAAQFECVAGDVEANVRQIADLAVDAREAGSAVMVCPELALTGYAPERIGADRALWTEAEDARLDPLRGTGIAIVVNGAAAGPGGRPAIVSTVYAPDGAVLTVYAKEHLYENEREVFEPGSGGGRFRLGGIGYSLATCFDNHFPEVSARNAAQGCQIHLASSLYGTGGGRQERRTVHPAIARATGMYVVLANHVGSAGPWTGCGGSAVWAPDGTVMADADESGPRLLVADLEVEVAEVEVGD; the protein is encoded by the coding sequence GTGGCACGGGTACGGGTGGCGGCGGCCCAGTTCGAGTGCGTGGCGGGTGACGTGGAGGCCAACGTGCGTCAGATCGCCGATCTGGCGGTGGACGCGCGGGAGGCCGGCAGCGCGGTGATGGTCTGCCCGGAGTTGGCGCTCACCGGGTACGCGCCCGAGCGGATCGGCGCGGACCGCGCGCTGTGGACCGAGGCGGAGGACGCCCGCCTCGACCCCCTGCGCGGAACGGGCATCGCGATCGTGGTCAACGGGGCCGCGGCGGGGCCGGGAGGGCGCCCGGCGATCGTCAGCACCGTGTACGCCCCGGACGGCGCCGTGCTGACGGTGTACGCGAAGGAGCACCTGTACGAGAACGAGCGGGAGGTCTTCGAACCGGGGAGCGGTGGCGGCCGCTTCCGGTTGGGCGGGATCGGCTACTCGTTGGCGACGTGCTTCGACAACCACTTCCCGGAGGTGTCCGCGCGGAACGCCGCCCAGGGCTGCCAGATCCACCTCGCGAGCTCGCTGTACGGAACAGGAGGCGGCCGTCAGGAGCGCCGCACCGTGCACCCGGCGATCGCGAGGGCCACCGGGATGTACGTGGTGCTCGCCAACCACGTCGGCTCCGCCGGGCCGTGGACGGGCTGCGGGGGCAGCGCGGTGTGGGCGCCGGACGGGACCGTGATGGCCGATGCCGACGAGAGCGGGCCCCGGCTGCTGGTGGCTGACCTGGAGGTGGAGGTGGCGGAGGTGGAGGTGGGCGACTGA
- a CDS encoding DUF5709 domain-containing protein: MTDWDAQDPDSAEDDGVLEPADSLLTDRLDDDPLDTGIIPPDGYHGATAYGTTPEEAERGESLDQLLAEEEPDTDPDAVDDRWPDGPSPRAGRLVEDGIDTEGTDVGPDSGAATAEEAAVHLVYPDEDADAEFDDAGPDEPLREAVRFTVLDDLSDRVPDDDYR, translated from the coding sequence ATGACCGACTGGGACGCCCAGGACCCGGACTCCGCCGAGGACGACGGCGTTCTCGAACCTGCCGACTCCCTGCTCACGGACCGGCTGGACGACGATCCGCTCGACACCGGGATCATCCCGCCGGACGGCTACCACGGCGCCACCGCGTACGGCACCACGCCGGAGGAGGCGGAGCGCGGCGAGTCCCTGGACCAACTGCTGGCCGAGGAGGAGCCCGACACCGATCCCGACGCCGTCGACGACCGCTGGCCGGACGGCCCCTCGCCACGGGCCGGCCGCCTGGTCGAGGACGGCATCGACACCGAGGGCACCGACGTCGGACCGGACTCCGGCGCCGCCACCGCGGAGGAGGCCGCCGTGCACCTGGTCTACCCGGACGAGGACGCGGACGCCGAGTTCGACGACGCCGGGCCCGACGAGCCGCTGCGCGAGGCGGTCAGGTTCACCGTGCTCGACGACCTGTCCGACCGGGTGCCCGACGACGACTACCGCTGA